The following are encoded together in the Cheilinus undulatus linkage group 3, ASM1832078v1, whole genome shotgun sequence genome:
- the LOC121505772 gene encoding poly(rC)-binding protein 2 isoform X3 produces the protein MDSGVIEGGLNVTLTIRLLMHGKEVGSIIGKKGESVKKMREESGARINISEGNCPERIITLAGPTTAIFKAFSMIIEKLEEDISSSMTNSTATSKPPVTLRIVVPASQCGSLIGKGGCKIKEIRESTGAQVQVAGDMLPNSTERAITIAGTPQSIIECVKQICVVMLESPPKGVTIPYRPKPSGSPVIFAGGQSSSAAISPQLTKLHQLAMQQSPFPIAPSNQGFTGIDASAQTSSHEMTIPNDLIGCIIGRQGAKINEIRQMSGAQIKIANPVDGSTDRQVTITGSPASISLAEYLINARLSSEATGLAAN, from the exons ATGGACTCCGGTGTGATTGAAGGAGGGCTCAATGTCACCCTTACCATTAGGCTGCTCATGCATGGCAAG gaAGTTGGAAGTATTATTGGCAAG AAAGGTGAATCTGTAAAGAAGATGAGAGAAGAG AGCGGGGCTCGCATCAACATCTCTGAGGGCAACTGTCCTGAGAGGATCATTACTTTGGCAGGTCCAACCACCGCCATCTTTAAGGCATTCTCCATGATCATTGAAAAGCTGGAAGAG GACATAAGCAGCTCAATGACAAACAGCACAGCGACCAGCAAACCCCCAGTGACCCTACGCATTGTGGTCCCGGCCAGCCAGTGTGGCTCCCTCATCGGGAAAGGTGGCTGCAAGATCAAGGAAATTCGAGAG TCAACTGGTGCTCAGGTACAAGTGGCAGGAGACATGCTCCCCAACTCCACAGAGCGAGCCATCACCATCGCTGGTACTCCCCAGTCGATAATCGAGTGTGTGAAGCAGATCTGTGTGGTCATGCTCGAG TCTCCCCCAAAGGGGGTCACTATCCCCTACAGACCCAAGCCTTCAGGATCCCCCGTCATCTTTGCAGGAGGACAG TCTTCCTCTGCTGCTATCTCTCCACAGCTCACCAAGCTTCACCAGCTGGCTATGCAGCAGAGCCCCTTCCCCATCGCACCCAGCAACCAGGGATTCACTg gAATAGATGCTTCTGCTCAGACTAGTTCCCATGAAATGACCATTCCAAATGAT CTCATCGGTTGCATCATCGGCCGCCAGGGAGCCAAGATCAACGAGATCAGGCAAATGTCAGGCGCCCAGATCAAGATTGCAAATCCAGTGGATGGATCGACTGATCGCCAGGTCACCATCACGGGGTCGCCTGCTAGCATCAGTCTGGCAGAGTACCTCATCAACGCCAG
- the LOC121505772 gene encoding poly(rC)-binding protein 2 isoform X4, with protein sequence MDSGVIEGGLNVTLTIRLLMHGKEVGSIIGKKGESVKKMREESGARINISEGNCPERIITLAGPTTAIFKAFSMIIEKLEEDISSSMTNSTATSKPPVTLRIVVPASQCGSLIGKGGCKIKEIRESTGAQVQVAGDMLPNSTERAITIAGTPQSIIECVKQICVVMLESPPKGVTIPYRPKPSGSPVIFAGGQLTKLHQLAMQQSPFPIAPSNQGFTGIDASAQTSSHEMTIPNDLIGCIIGRQGAKINEIRQMSGAQIKIANPVDGSTDRQVTITGSPASISLAEYLINARLSSEATGLAAN encoded by the exons ATGGACTCCGGTGTGATTGAAGGAGGGCTCAATGTCACCCTTACCATTAGGCTGCTCATGCATGGCAAG gaAGTTGGAAGTATTATTGGCAAG AAAGGTGAATCTGTAAAGAAGATGAGAGAAGAG AGCGGGGCTCGCATCAACATCTCTGAGGGCAACTGTCCTGAGAGGATCATTACTTTGGCAGGTCCAACCACCGCCATCTTTAAGGCATTCTCCATGATCATTGAAAAGCTGGAAGAG GACATAAGCAGCTCAATGACAAACAGCACAGCGACCAGCAAACCCCCAGTGACCCTACGCATTGTGGTCCCGGCCAGCCAGTGTGGCTCCCTCATCGGGAAAGGTGGCTGCAAGATCAAGGAAATTCGAGAG TCAACTGGTGCTCAGGTACAAGTGGCAGGAGACATGCTCCCCAACTCCACAGAGCGAGCCATCACCATCGCTGGTACTCCCCAGTCGATAATCGAGTGTGTGAAGCAGATCTGTGTGGTCATGCTCGAG TCTCCCCCAAAGGGGGTCACTATCCCCTACAGACCCAAGCCTTCAGGATCCCCCGTCATCTTTGCAGGAGGACAG CTCACCAAGCTTCACCAGCTGGCTATGCAGCAGAGCCCCTTCCCCATCGCACCCAGCAACCAGGGATTCACTg gAATAGATGCTTCTGCTCAGACTAGTTCCCATGAAATGACCATTCCAAATGAT CTCATCGGTTGCATCATCGGCCGCCAGGGAGCCAAGATCAACGAGATCAGGCAAATGTCAGGCGCCCAGATCAAGATTGCAAATCCAGTGGATGGATCGACTGATCGCCAGGTCACCATCACGGGGTCGCCTGCTAGCATCAGTCTGGCAGAGTACCTCATCAACGCCAG
- the LOC121505772 gene encoding poly(rC)-binding protein 2 isoform X2, translating to MDSGVIEGGLNVTLTIRLLMHGKEVGSIIGKKGESVKKMREESGARINISEGNCPERIITLAGPTTAIFKAFSMIIEKLEEDISSSMTNSTATSKPPVTLRIVVPASQCGSLIGKGGCKIKEIRESTGAQVQVAGDMLPNSTERAITIAGTPQSIIECVKQICVVMLESPPKGVTIPYRPKPSGSPVIFAGGQAYAVQGQHAIPQPDLTKLHQLAMQQSPFPIAPSNQGFTGIDASAQTSSHEMTIPNDLIGCIIGRQGAKINEIRQMSGAQIKIANPVDGSTDRQVTITGSPASISLAEYLINARLSSEATGLAAN from the exons ATGGACTCCGGTGTGATTGAAGGAGGGCTCAATGTCACCCTTACCATTAGGCTGCTCATGCATGGCAAG gaAGTTGGAAGTATTATTGGCAAG AAAGGTGAATCTGTAAAGAAGATGAGAGAAGAG AGCGGGGCTCGCATCAACATCTCTGAGGGCAACTGTCCTGAGAGGATCATTACTTTGGCAGGTCCAACCACCGCCATCTTTAAGGCATTCTCCATGATCATTGAAAAGCTGGAAGAG GACATAAGCAGCTCAATGACAAACAGCACAGCGACCAGCAAACCCCCAGTGACCCTACGCATTGTGGTCCCGGCCAGCCAGTGTGGCTCCCTCATCGGGAAAGGTGGCTGCAAGATCAAGGAAATTCGAGAG TCAACTGGTGCTCAGGTACAAGTGGCAGGAGACATGCTCCCCAACTCCACAGAGCGAGCCATCACCATCGCTGGTACTCCCCAGTCGATAATCGAGTGTGTGAAGCAGATCTGTGTGGTCATGCTCGAG TCTCCCCCAAAGGGGGTCACTATCCCCTACAGACCCAAGCCTTCAGGATCCCCCGTCATCTTTGCAGGAGGACAG GCATATGCCGTACAAGGACAGCACGCGATTCCACAGCCAGAT CTCACCAAGCTTCACCAGCTGGCTATGCAGCAGAGCCCCTTCCCCATCGCACCCAGCAACCAGGGATTCACTg gAATAGATGCTTCTGCTCAGACTAGTTCCCATGAAATGACCATTCCAAATGAT CTCATCGGTTGCATCATCGGCCGCCAGGGAGCCAAGATCAACGAGATCAGGCAAATGTCAGGCGCCCAGATCAAGATTGCAAATCCAGTGGATGGATCGACTGATCGCCAGGTCACCATCACGGGGTCGCCTGCTAGCATCAGTCTGGCAGAGTACCTCATCAACGCCAG
- the LOC121505772 gene encoding poly(rC)-binding protein 2 isoform X1, translating to MDSGVIEGGLNVTLTIRLLMHGKEVGSIIGKKGESVKKMREESGARINISEGNCPERIITLAGPTTAIFKAFSMIIEKLEEDISSSMTNSTATSKPPVTLRIVVPASQCGSLIGKGGCKIKEIRESTGAQVQVAGDMLPNSTERAITIAGTPQSIIECVKQICVVMLESPPKGVTIPYRPKPSGSPVIFAGGQAYAVQGQHAIPQPDSSSAAISPQLTKLHQLAMQQSPFPIAPSNQGFTGIDASAQTSSHEMTIPNDLIGCIIGRQGAKINEIRQMSGAQIKIANPVDGSTDRQVTITGSPASISLAEYLINARLSSEATGLAAN from the exons ATGGACTCCGGTGTGATTGAAGGAGGGCTCAATGTCACCCTTACCATTAGGCTGCTCATGCATGGCAAG gaAGTTGGAAGTATTATTGGCAAG AAAGGTGAATCTGTAAAGAAGATGAGAGAAGAG AGCGGGGCTCGCATCAACATCTCTGAGGGCAACTGTCCTGAGAGGATCATTACTTTGGCAGGTCCAACCACCGCCATCTTTAAGGCATTCTCCATGATCATTGAAAAGCTGGAAGAG GACATAAGCAGCTCAATGACAAACAGCACAGCGACCAGCAAACCCCCAGTGACCCTACGCATTGTGGTCCCGGCCAGCCAGTGTGGCTCCCTCATCGGGAAAGGTGGCTGCAAGATCAAGGAAATTCGAGAG TCAACTGGTGCTCAGGTACAAGTGGCAGGAGACATGCTCCCCAACTCCACAGAGCGAGCCATCACCATCGCTGGTACTCCCCAGTCGATAATCGAGTGTGTGAAGCAGATCTGTGTGGTCATGCTCGAG TCTCCCCCAAAGGGGGTCACTATCCCCTACAGACCCAAGCCTTCAGGATCCCCCGTCATCTTTGCAGGAGGACAG GCATATGCCGTACAAGGACAGCACGCGATTCCACAGCCAGAT TCTTCCTCTGCTGCTATCTCTCCACAGCTCACCAAGCTTCACCAGCTGGCTATGCAGCAGAGCCCCTTCCCCATCGCACCCAGCAACCAGGGATTCACTg gAATAGATGCTTCTGCTCAGACTAGTTCCCATGAAATGACCATTCCAAATGAT CTCATCGGTTGCATCATCGGCCGCCAGGGAGCCAAGATCAACGAGATCAGGCAAATGTCAGGCGCCCAGATCAAGATTGCAAATCCAGTGGATGGATCGACTGATCGCCAGGTCACCATCACGGGGTCGCCTGCTAGCATCAGTCTGGCAGAGTACCTCATCAACGCCAG
- the prr13 gene encoding proline rich 13, with translation MWPNQGPPAPMGPPNPAYPPAYNPAYPAAPPPGVFPQPPHPAYPAGQYPASMNPGMVPPNALPGAMPYRAPGLQPYPVAPGGYPAVPPAGVYPGPYPHSPKGHKGHKDHKGHKGHKGHKGHCHGGMNPMMGALGGGLAGVGMGMAGHKVHKKMKKMKKLHKVHKHGHHGKSSSSSSSSSSSSSSDSE, from the exons ATGTGGCCAAACCAAG GTCCACCTGCCCCAATGGGCCCTCCAAACCCAGCTTACCCTCCTGCTTACAACCCCGCATATCCTGCTGCTCCGCCTCCAGGAGTCTTCCCTCAGCCTCCACATCCAGCGTATCCAGCAGGCCAGTACCCAGCCAGTATGAATCCTGGCATGGTACCACCAAATGCACTTCCGGGGGCAATGCCTTACAGAGCTCCAGGGCTTCAGCCCTATCCTGTAGCTCCAGGTGGATATCCAGCTGTCCCTCCTGCAGGTGTTTACCCAGGCCCTTACCCACACTCTCCTAAAGGCCACAAAGGTCATAAAGATCACAAAGGTCATAAAGGTCACAAAGGTCACAAAGGTCACTGTCATGGAGGGATGAACCCGATGATGGGAGCGCTAGGCGGGGGATTGGCAGGAGTGGGAATGGGAATGGCTGGACATAAAGTCCACAAAAagatgaagaagatgaagaaatTACACAAGGTGCACAAGCATGGACACCATGGCAAG TCCtccagcagtagcagcagcagcagcagtagcagcagcagtgacTCAGAATGA